In one Erinaceus europaeus chromosome 3, mEriEur2.1, whole genome shotgun sequence genomic region, the following are encoded:
- the LOC132537529 gene encoding UDP-glucuronosyltransferase 2B31-like, which translates to MPMKCTFVLLLLQVACYFSSGKCGKVLVWPTEYSHWMNIKTILDELVQRGHEVTVLTSSASILIDPNKKSAIKFETYTTSVTKDEFNNVFMEMIHTWTYKMPKDAFWSYFSIMEEIGWKFHAVVYKLCREAVLNKNLMMKLQESKFDLVLSDPITPCAELLGELLNVPFMYTLRFTPGYALERHQGGMPLPPAYVPVVLSELNDHMSFMQRVKNMIYVLYFDFWFQFINEKIWDPFYSDVLGRPTTLLETMKKAEIWLIRTYWDFEFPRPFLPNFEFIGGLHCKPAKPLPKEMEQFVQSSGENGIVVFTLGSMVRNMSEETANMIASGLAQIPQKVLWRFEGKKPDTLGKNTRLFKWLPQNDLLGHPKTKAFITHGGTNGIYEAIYHGVPMVGIPLFADQPDNIAHMKAKGAAVGLNLDTMSSKDLLSALKTVINDPSYKENAMKLSRIQHDQAVKPLDRAVFWIEFVMRHKGAKHLRPAAHDLTWVQYHSLDVIGFLLACVAATVYIITAGCLFCFRKCTKSGKREKRD; encoded by the exons ATGCCGATGAAGTGTACTTTTGTTCTTCTGCTGCTACAAGTGGCTTGTTACTTTAGCTCTGGGAAGTGTGGAAAGGTGCTGGTGTGGCCCACAGAATACAGTCATTGGATGAACATCAAGACAATCCTAGATGAGCTTGTCCAGAGAGGTCATGAAGTGACTGTTCTGACATCTTCGGCTTCCATTCTCATTGATCCCAACAAAAAATCTGCTATTAAATTTGAGACTTACACCACATCAGTCACTAAAGATGAATTCAACAATGTTTTTATGGAAATGATTCATACATGGACCTACAAGATGCCAAAAGATGCATTTTggtcttatttttcaattatGGAAGAAATAGGTTGGAAATTTCATGCTGTGGTTTATAAGCTCTGTAGAGAAGCAGTTCTGAACAAGAATCTCATGATGAAGCTACAAGAATCAAAGTTTGATCTTGTTCTTTCAGATCCTATTACTCCATGTGCTGAGCTCCTGGGTGAGCTGCTTAATGTCCCTTTCATGTACACTCTCCGCTTTACTCCAGGCTATGCACTGGAGCGGCATCAAGGAGGAATGCCCCTTCCACCAGCTTATGTGCCTGTTGTTTTATCTGAACTAAATGATCATATGTCATTCATGCAGAGGGTCAAAAACATGATTTATGTTCTTTATTTTGACTTCTGGTTTCAATTCATAAATGAGAAGATATGGGATCCCTTTTATAGTGATGTCTTAG GCAGACCCACTACATTACTTGAGACTATGAAGAAAGCTGAAATATGGCTCATTCGAACCTACTGGGATTTTGAATTTCCTCGTCCTTTCTTGCCAAACTTTGAATTTATAGGAGGGCTCCACTGCAAACCTGCCAAACCCCTGCCGAAG GAAATGGAACAGTTTGTTCAGAGCTCTGGAGAAAACGGCATTGTGGTCTTTACTCTGGGATCAATGGTCAGAAACATGTCAGAGGAGACTGCCAACATGATTGCATCAGGCCTTGCACAGATTCCACAAAAG GTACTATGGAGGTTTGAAGGCAAGAAACCAGACACGTTAGGAAAAAATACTCGGCTGTTTAAGTGGCTTCCCCAGAATGACCTTCTTG GtcatccaaaaaccaaagctttTATAACTCATGGTGGAACCAATGGCATCTACGAAGCCATCTACCATGGGGTCCCTATGGTGGGCATTCCTCTGTTTGCTGATCAACCTGACAACATCGCTCATATGAAGGCAAAGGGAGCCGCTGTGGGTTTGAACTTGGACACCATGTCAAGCAAAGACTTGCTCAGTGCACTGAAGACAGTAATTAATGACCCTTC GTATAAAGAGAATGCCATGAAGTTATCAAGGATTCAGCATGATCAGGCAGTAAAGCCTCTAGACCGAGCAGTCTTCTGGATCGAGTTTGTCATGCGCCACAAAGGAGCCAAGCACTTGAGGCCAGCTGCCCATGACCTCACCTGGGTCCAGTACCACTCTTTGGATGTCATTGGATTCCTGCTGGCCTGTGTGGCAGCTACTGTATATATCATCACAGCAGGCTGTCTGTTTTGTTTCCGGAAGTGTACTAAAtcagggaagagggaaaaaagagattaG